ATTAATTGTTACGCAAAGGCAAGAAAACAGCGAAATAGTCGCTTTTCGGACAATAAAAATGAGGATTTTATTTGAATAAATTCAATGCATTAATATGAAAACCGCGATCAAGACCTTAAATTGATTATGGAATTGTTAAAAAACAATCTCACCTGCATTCAAAAGAAAAACTTAACTGCTCATCTGAGTAGTCACCGTTACTTAACCTGAGGTAATCGATGACGAAGCCCGTTACTCCGCCTGCTACCAGCGAAAAAGACAAAATCAACCCGGTGGTGTTCTACACTTCCGCCGGGCTGATTTTGTGCTTTTCCCTGATGACCATTTTCTACAGTGATTTCTCCGCAAATCTGATTAGCCACACCCTGAGCTGGGTCTCCTCCCGTTTCGGCTGGTACTACCTGCTTGCCGCCACGCTCTATATTGTCTTTGTCGTATTTATCGCCTGCTCCCGCTTCGGCTCCATTAAGCTTGGCCCGGAGCAGTCCAAGCCCGAGTTTAGCGTGCTCAGCTGGGCGGCAATGCTGTTTGCCGCCGGGATAGGCATCGACCTGATGTTCTTTTCCGTTGCCGAACCGGTGACGCAGTACATGCAGCCCCCGGAAGGTGCCGGGCAAACCATTGAGGCCGCGCGCCAGGCAATGGTCTGGACGCTATTCCATTACGGGCTGACCGGCTGGTCGATGTATGCGCTGATGGGCATCGCCCTGGGCTACTTCAGCTATCGCTACAACCTCCCGCTGACGATTCGCTCCGCGCTGTATCCTATTTTCGGCAAGAAAATTAATGGCCCGATTGGCCATACGGTGGATATTGCGGCGGTGATCGGCACGATTTTCGGTATCGCCACAACGCTGGGGATTGGCGTCGTGCAGCTCAACTACGGGCTGAGTGTGCTGTTTGATATCCCGGACAGCCTGGGGGCCAAAGCTGCGCTGATCGTGCTTTCGGTGATAATCGCAACCATCTCGGTGACGTCTGGCGTCGATAAAGGTATTCGGGTTCTTTCCGAACTGAACGTGGCGCTGGCGCTGGGCCTGATCCTGTTCGTGCTGTTTATGGGCAATACCGAATTCCTGCTCAACGCGCTGGTGCTCAACGTCGGCGATTACATCAATCGCTTTATGGGCATGACGTTAAACAGCTTCGCGTTCGACCGCCCGGTGGAATGGATGAACAACTGGACTCTGTTCTTCTGGGCCTGGTGGGTGGCGTGGTCGCCGTTTGTTGGCCTGTTCCTGGCCCGTATCTCCCGCGGCCGCACCATTCGTGAATTTGTCCTGGGAACGCTGATTATTCCGTTTACCTTTACGCTGCTGTGGCTTTCAGTGTTCGGCAACAGCGCGCTGTACGAAATTATCCACGGCGACGGCACCTTTGCCCAGGAGGCAATGGCGCATCCGGAACGCGGCTTCTACAGCCTGCTGGCGCAATATCCCGGCTTTACCTTCAGCGCTTCGGTGGCAACGATCACCGGCCTGCTGTTCTACGTGACTTCGGCGGACTCCGGCGCGCTGGTGCTGGGGAACTTCACCTCTAAGCTGAAGGACATCAACAGCGATGCGCCCAACTGGCTGCGTATCTTCTGGTCTGTTGCTATCGGCCTGTTGACCATGGGGATGCTGATGACCAACGGGATTTCCGCGCTGCAGAATATGACGGTGATTATGGGACTGCCGTTCAGCTTCGTGATCTTCTTCGTGATGGCCGGATTGTATAAATCCCTGAAAATAGAAGATTACCGCCGCGTCAGCGCCAGCCGTGACACCGCGCCGTACATGATGACCGCCCAGGATCGTCTTGGCTGGAAAAAGCGTCTGTCCCGCCTGATGAACTACCCCGGCACGCGATACACGCAGAAGATGATGGACACCGTATGCTACCCGGCAATGGAGGAGGTTTCTCAGGAGCTGGAGCTGCGCGGTGCCCGGGTGGAGCTTTCCATCGAGCCCCCGCTGCCGGATGAAAAACTGGGGCACCTTGAGCTGCGGGTACATATGGGGGACGAGCAAAACTTCGTCTATCAGATTTGGCCGCAGAAGTATTCGGTGCCAGGTTTTACCTACCGCGCCCGCAGCGGTAAATCGACCTATTACCGCTTAGAAACTTTCCTGCTTGAGGGCAGCCAGGGGAATGATCTGATGGACTACAGCAAAGAACAGGTGATTATCGACATTCTCGATCAGTACGAACGCCACCTGAACTTTATCCATCTGCACCGTGAGGCACCGGGCAACAGCATCACCTTCCCGAACGTCTAACGATTAACAGATCTTCTTATATGCGGCGGGCGTGATGCCCATTCGGCGCACAAACGCCCGCCGCAGCGTGTCCACCCCGGAAAACCCGCTTGCGGCGGGTATGGCTTTCACCGGCAGTTCGCCGGACTCCAGCAGTTGCCTCGCCCTTGCCACTTTCTCGGCTTCCAGCCAGTCACCCGGCGTGACCTGTAGTTCGTGATGAAACAGGCGCGTTAAATGCCGCACGCTAAGGTGAATGTGTGCCGCCATTTGCTGCACCGTTGCTACCTCCGCAATGTTGGCGATTGTCCAGCGCTGGAGATCCTGCAGCGCGCTGCGCCCGCTGAGAGAGGTTTTTTGGTCGCGGATAAAGTGGTTTTGGTTCACGGGCCGCTTAAAGAACATCACCAGATTTGCCGCGACGTCCTGCGCCACCTCCCGGCCAAGATCCTCTTCCACCAGCCGTAGGGCCAGATCTAACCCTGAAGTCACCCCCGCAGCCGTGCGTAACGCGCCGTCCATAACGTAAAGCGCGTCGGCGGTCACTTCTGTGTCGGGATAGCGAGCCGCTAAAAGCGATGATGCAGACCAGTGGGTAGTGACTTTCTTGCCCTTTAATAAGCCAGTTTGTGCCAGCAAAAGTGCCCCCGTGCAGAC
This Klebsiella michiganensis DNA region includes the following protein-coding sequences:
- a CDS encoding AraC family transcriptional regulator, with product MGHQILILAVPGVQLLDVSGPLDVFAEANRVLHREVYQPRIIALETQTIVASSGVKLLADDVLEAAAGGWETTFLVAGAPDAAHRTLSADQREKMTALCTQSRRYGSVCTGALLLAQTGLLKGKKVTTHWSASSLLAARYPDTEVTADALYVMDGALRTAAGVTSGLDLALRLVEEDLGREVAQDVAANLVMFFKRPVNQNHFIRDQKTSLSGRSALQDLQRWTIANIAEVATVQQMAAHIHLSVRHLTRLFHHELQVTPGDWLEAEKVARARQLLESGELPVKAIPAASGFSGVDTLRRAFVRRMGITPAAYKKIC
- a CDS encoding choline transporter (proton-motive-force-driven choline transporter), which translates into the protein MTKPVTPPATSEKDKINPVVFYTSAGLILCFSLMTIFYSDFSANLISHTLSWVSSRFGWYYLLAATLYIVFVVFIACSRFGSIKLGPEQSKPEFSVLSWAAMLFAAGIGIDLMFFSVAEPVTQYMQPPEGAGQTIEAARQAMVWTLFHYGLTGWSMYALMGIALGYFSYRYNLPLTIRSALYPIFGKKINGPIGHTVDIAAVIGTIFGIATTLGIGVVQLNYGLSVLFDIPDSLGAKAALIVLSVIIATISVTSGVDKGIRVLSELNVALALGLILFVLFMGNTEFLLNALVLNVGDYINRFMGMTLNSFAFDRPVEWMNNWTLFFWAWWVAWSPFVGLFLARISRGRTIREFVLGTLIIPFTFTLLWLSVFGNSALYEIIHGDGTFAQEAMAHPERGFYSLLAQYPGFTFSASVATITGLLFYVTSADSGALVLGNFTSKLKDINSDAPNWLRIFWSVAIGLLTMGMLMTNGISALQNMTVIMGLPFSFVIFFVMAGLYKSLKIEDYRRVSASRDTAPYMMTAQDRLGWKKRLSRLMNYPGTRYTQKMMDTVCYPAMEEVSQELELRGARVELSIEPPLPDEKLGHLELRVHMGDEQNFVYQIWPQKYSVPGFTYRARSGKSTYYRLETFLLEGSQGNDLMDYSKEQVIIDILDQYERHLNFIHLHREAPGNSITFPNV